A stretch of the Chloroflexota bacterium genome encodes the following:
- a CDS encoding pilus assembly protein yields the protein MDFSLAPLLPAVGPPPVGPQSVPSTHAPGRRPACPQGCLRHGVLPRSPAPQLPGSHAQKGQTMAEFAIVMPVLILLLFGMTLAAFYAFRAASADWGVFITGVATGAYNTPATEQARKTVLWPDIQDSISTTQHTSDRMVRSQITIEDSRPWVYGINLVEAHRGTAVFRLWRFYPGPPTGVFE from the coding sequence GTGGATTTCTCCCTAGCTCCCCTGCTCCCGGCCGTAGGCCCGCCGCCCGTAGGGCCGCAGAGTGTGCCGTCCACCCACGCTCCAGGCCGTAGGCCCGCCTGCCCGCAGGGCTGCCTCCGGCATGGCGTACTCCCACGCTCCCCAGCCCCCCAGCTCCCCGGCTCCCATGCTCAGAAAGGTCAGACCATGGCCGAGTTTGCCATCGTGATGCCGGTACTCATCCTGCTCCTCTTTGGCATGACGCTGGCCGCATTCTACGCTTTCCGGGCAGCGTCAGCCGATTGGGGCGTTTTCATCACCGGGGTGGCTACCGGCGCATACAATACCCCGGCCACCGAACAGGCGCGCAAGACGGTTTTGTGGCCCGACATCCAGGATAGTATCTCGACCACCCAACATACCTCAGACCGTATGGTGCGCTCCCAGATCACCATCGAAGATTCCAGGCCTTGGGTGTACGGCATCAATCTGGTCGAGGCTCACCGGGGCACAGCGGTTTTCCGTCTGTGGCGTTTCTATCCTGGCCCACCAACGGGAGTGTTTGAATGA